The genomic window TTGATTAAGGATTTTGAATAGAAATTAAAAATTTTAAAGGGATTTAAAAAAGCCGAGAGAGATCTCGGCTTAAGTTTGAGTTAAAATACTTATAAAAGTATCGGAGCTATCAAAAATCCAAGTGCAACAGAAAAAGCAATAGCTAAAACGCCTGGAATAAAAAAGGAGTGGTTGAATATATATTTACCTATCCTAGTTGTTCCAGTATCATCCATTTGAACGGCTCCAAGAAGTGTCGGATATGTTGGCAACACAAACAATGCTGAAACTGCAGCAAATGATGCAACTAAAATATATGCGTCACCGTTATTTGCAGCAGTTAAACCAAGTGCGGCTATAACTGTAGGAATAAGCGCCTTTGCGGTAGCGGCTTGAGAATAAAGAAGCATACTAGCAAAAAATAGCGCAACAGCTAGCATAAACGGATAGTCTTTAACAAAATCGCCGGCAAAATTTTTGATCGCATCGGTATGATTTACCACGAAAGTATCTCCAAGCCACGCTACACCTAGCACGCAGACGCACGCGGTCATACCGCTTTTAAATGTAGCTGTATTAAATAGCTTATCGACTTTAACGCCACAAGTTAGTGTGATTAAAGTAGCGATAACTAGCATAAAGCTCATAATAGCGTTATCTCTAGTTAATACCAACGTCTTTGTAGGCTTATCTGGATCTTCTACATATTTTACATTAGTAGTTGAGTCGGTTTTGACTTTTATATCTTTTGCGACTAGTTCATTAAATTTATCTGGACTTTTGGTCTCATAAATCTTTTCATAACCTGTTACATAGCTTGGTTTTATCCAACCTACGTTTTTACTAATAGCAGTAGCGTATAAAACGACAGAGATAACGCCAACTAGGAATATTAAAACAGAAAGTTTAGCTCCTTTTGGAAGCTCTTTTTTCTCTTCAATTTTAACATCTTTGATTAGCCCTTCTTTAAGTCTTCTTTGATACTCTTTATCGCTACTTAGATCAAGATTATAAAATATATTTATAACAAGAGCTGTTAGCATACAACCAATAAAAGTTGTAGGTATCCAGATAGCTAATAGTAATGGATAGCTAATGCCAAGTCCGCCCAAGGCATGCTCACCAGCCATAAATACAACCGCTGCTGAAACCGGGCTTGCAGTAATAGCTATCTGACTAGCAACAACAGCTATACTAAGAGGCGCGCTAGGCTTAATATTTTGTGTCTTTGCAACTTCGGTAATAACTGGAATCATAGAAAATGCTGTGTGTCCAGTACCGGCAAATACAGTTAGCAAGTAAGTAACGACCGGGGCTAAGAAATTTATATATTTTGGATGTTTTCTTAGTATCCCTTCGGCTATTTGCACCAAATAATCAAGGCCACCAGCTACTTGCATCGCTGTAATAGCAGCTATAACGGACATAATGATTAAAATAACATCCCAAGGTATACTACCTGCTTTTAATCCAAGTCCTAAAGTTAAAACTACGACGCCAATGCCACCAGCATAACCAATGGCCATACCGCCTAGTCTAACACCCAAGAATATCGCACCAAAGAGTACGATCAACTGTAATATCAATGAAATATCCATTGAAAACTCCTCTATTAAATTTTATAACTAAAATTTTTACTTAAGCGTGTCAGAATTTTGACACGCTTTTAATAATACTTTGCTTAAATTTTTACCTAACCATGCTTGGATTTAGCATATTTTTTGGCTCTAAAATTTTATCGATCTCTTCTTTGCTTAGATAACCTCTCTCTAGGCAGATATCACCAACTGCTTTACCAGTTTGCAAAGCTTCTTTAGCAATACTTGCTGATTTTTCGTAACCGATGTATGGGTTAAACGCAGTTACGATACCAACTGAGCCTAGAACTGATTTTAAGCAAGCTTCAGGATTTGCTGTTAGTTTTCTTACAGCTTTTTCAGCTAGTGTTTTCATCGCATTTTCAAGGATAAATATAGAGTTAAATAGCGCATAAGCGATGCCTGGCTCAAACGCATTTAGCTCAAATTCGCCTCTTTCTGAGCAAAGCATGATAGTTACGTCGTTACCGATTACTTCATAGCACGCTTCGCCTACAACCTCAGCGATAACTGGGTTTACTTTGCCTGGCATGATTGAGCTGCCTGGTTGCATTTGCGGTAAATTTATCTCACCAAGACCGCATCTTGGGCCTGAATTCATCAAACGAAGGTCGTTTGCGATCTTGCTTAGGCGGACAGCTGCAGTTTTTAACGCACCACTTACGTGAACAAAGTCTGCTGTATCTTGTGTAGCTGCGATGAAATCATCAGCTTTTTTGAAATCGACACCAGTGATATCTTTTAACTTTTTAACAACTACATTTTTATAATCAGGGTGGCAGTTAATACCTGTACCAATCGCAGTTGCACCCATATTTAGATATGTCATTGACTCGCGTGCAGCTGTGATCTTTTCTATATCGCTCTTAATGTAGCTTGCAAATGCATTAAATGTATTTCCAAGTGTTGTAGGAACTGCGTCTTCAAGCTCAGTTCTACCCATTTTAATGATATCTTTAAAATCTTTTGCTTTTTTATCAAGTTCATCTTTTAGCAGATTCATCGCAGCAAGCAAATCAGTAAGTTTTGCGTAAGTTGCTACTTTTATTGAGCTTGGGTAAGTGTCGTTTGTGCTTTGTCCAAGGTTTGTATGATCGTTAGGATGGATGTATTGATACTCACCTTTTTTATGACCCATGCTCTCAAGTGCGATATTTGTAATAACCTCGTTTGCATTCATGTTTGTACTTGTTCCAGCACCACCTTGAACCATATCAACCACAAATTGATCTAAAAACTCACCAGCTATTACTCTATCAGCGGCTTTTGCTAGAGTATCAGCGATCTTAGGATCTAAAACGCCAACCTCTTTATTTGCAAGTGCAGCTGCTTTTTTGATTTGTGCAAATGCTTTTACAAAATATGGATACTCTTTTAAAGTTCTACCACTCATGTGAAAATTTTCGGTAGCTCTAAATGTTTGGATACCATAATAAAAATCGTCAGAGATTTCCAACTCACCTATAAAATCGTGTTCTTTTCTGGTTGCCATAACCATTCTCCTTATAAAAAAATGTATTAATGAAATTATATAGATATTTAATATTTTAAATATTAATTACTACTTATTTTTTTTAAGCTTTGACTTTTAGCCTAGATAAAACGACTTTTAGAGAAAATTTTATAGTAGCTTTTAAGCTATATTTAATAATATAGCTTAGATAAATTGTTATTTTAATAATAATATCACTTTTTTATTATATAAAAAGCTCATAATTAGCTCAAATTTATTTAAATTTTTAAGCTTAAAAGGTAAATATATAGAAAAATAACATAAAATAAATATTAAATCACACTTTTTATATCCAAAAATATAAAAAATAAAGTTAAATTTTATTTCTAATATTACTTTAGAAAGTAAAAACTAAGTAAATATCACCAT from Campylobacter concisus includes these protein-coding regions:
- a CDS encoding anaerobic C4-dicarboxylate transporter gives rise to the protein MDISLILQLIVLFGAIFLGVRLGGMAIGYAGGIGVVVLTLGLGLKAGSIPWDVILIIMSVIAAITAMQVAGGLDYLVQIAEGILRKHPKYINFLAPVVTYLLTVFAGTGHTAFSMIPVITEVAKTQNIKPSAPLSIAVVASQIAITASPVSAAVVFMAGEHALGGLGISYPLLLAIWIPTTFIGCMLTALVINIFYNLDLSSDKEYQRRLKEGLIKDVKIEEKKELPKGAKLSVLIFLVGVISVVLYATAISKNVGWIKPSYVTGYEKIYETKSPDKFNELVAKDIKVKTDSTTNVKYVEDPDKPTKTLVLTRDNAIMSFMLVIATLITLTCGVKVDKLFNTATFKSGMTACVCVLGVAWLGDTFVVNHTDAIKNFAGDFVKDYPFMLAVALFFASMLLYSQAATAKALIPTVIAALGLTAANNGDAYILVASFAAVSALFVLPTYPTLLGAVQMDDTGTTRIGKYIFNHSFFIPGVLAIAFSVALGFLIAPILL
- a CDS encoding aspartate ammonia-lyase translates to MATRKEHDFIGELEISDDFYYGIQTFRATENFHMSGRTLKEYPYFVKAFAQIKKAAALANKEVGVLDPKIADTLAKAADRVIAGEFLDQFVVDMVQGGAGTSTNMNANEVITNIALESMGHKKGEYQYIHPNDHTNLGQSTNDTYPSSIKVATYAKLTDLLAAMNLLKDELDKKAKDFKDIIKMGRTELEDAVPTTLGNTFNAFASYIKSDIEKITAARESMTYLNMGATAIGTGINCHPDYKNVVVKKLKDITGVDFKKADDFIAATQDTADFVHVSGALKTAAVRLSKIANDLRLMNSGPRCGLGEINLPQMQPGSSIMPGKVNPVIAEVVGEACYEVIGNDVTIMLCSERGEFELNAFEPGIAYALFNSIFILENAMKTLAEKAVRKLTANPEACLKSVLGSVGIVTAFNPYIGYEKSASIAKEALQTGKAVGDICLERGYLSKEEIDKILEPKNMLNPSMVR